A genomic region of Melanotaenia boesemani isolate fMelBoe1 chromosome 21, fMelBoe1.pri, whole genome shotgun sequence contains the following coding sequences:
- the snx11 gene encoding sorting nexin-11, which yields MIRNHEEDEFVAVRVQDPRIQNEGSWNSYVDYKIFLHTNSKAFTAKTSCVRRRYSEFVWLKKKLQKNAGLVPVPDLPGKSFFSFSNEDFLENRRKGLQAFLDKVVHMTVCLSDSQLHLFLQTQLPIGHIQDCVQGLTPFSVTDSILTYASSNRGMVQAQEEDSIKEPSLNISYESMESPTPHQPCLQTTATFNSGFFSCGDSDPLEDVLELSEQSSDEMRDKEKPSIRISQTSNHLEAVVEECGSREATFYLGETQDDAESLSPPEQRGCLIHTPVEVHSPMVTDCENNCEFESVVTKDTKETPDVHADSEEKENIEILNTKPEQCAYSEDILVFKDNNNKGQMMESEAGSQEEDVLEDVCYEKQVLDNQVTSGVHDHVTDINSDKETEPDDKKSDKLGVKVQIGDNIGSMNGVPEVDADGEDSVNEIQKEEVEQEEELVGTKDESDEISHSLSSSNESIIRCSEEESLCEEPEDKNEAADVYLKTSPVTHWTKETPNGSILDLHVDGCLLGNGDVSAATDEDLQYISGLSKSNDVNPMITDGDLAENSDFSILKTSCVPGLADNKCAEQEVLSSLSLDSSEEI from the exons ATGATCAGGAATCACGAAGAAGAT GAGTTTGTTGCAGTGCGGGTCCAAGATCCCCGCATTCAGAACGAGGGTTCTTGGAATTCATATGTCGATTATAAGATATTTCTGCAT ACCAACAGTAAAGCCTTCACAGCTAAGACATCCTGTGTGCGACGGCGTTACAGCGAGTTTGTGTGGCtcaagaagaagctgcagaagaATGCAGGCTTGGT TCCAGTCCCAGACCTTCCAGGAAAATCCTTCTTCTCCTTCAGCAACGAGGACTTTCTGGAAAACAGAAGGAAAGGACTTCAGGCCTTCTTAGACAA agtGGTCCACATGACAGTATGTCTGTCAGACAGCCAGCTCCATCTCTTCCTGCAGACCCAGCTTCCTATTGGGCACATCCAGGACTGCGTTCAGGGCCTTACTCCATTCTCCGTGACCGACTCTATACTCACCTACGCCTCGTCCAATCGGGGAATGGTTCAGGCTCAGGAGGAGGACTCCATCAAGGAGCCTAGTTTGAACATTTCTTATGAGTCCATGGAAAG TCCAACTCCCCACCAACCTTGCCTACAAACTACTGCCACCTTCAACTCTGGTTTTTTCTCATGTGGAGACTCTGACCCTCTGGAAGATGTACTGGAGCTCAGTGAGCAGAGCTCAGATGAAATGCGAGACAAGGAGAAACCCTCAATAAGGATCTCTCAGACCAGtaaccatctagaagctgttgTTGAGGAATGTGGCTCAAGAGAGGCCACATTTTATCTGGGTGAGACACAAGATGATGCAGAGAGCCTCAGCCCGCCAGAGCAGAGAGGCTGTCTCATACACACACCAGTGGAGGTGCACTCACCCATGGTGACGGACTGTGAGAACAACTGTGAGTTTGAGAGTGTTGTTACTAAAGACACGAAAGAAACACCTGATGTTCATGCAGACtctgaagaaaaggaaaatatagaAATCTTAAATACTAAACCTGAACAATGTGCATATTCTGaagatattttagtttttaaggACAATAACAATAAGGGACAAATGATGGAGAGTGAAGCTGGATCTCAGGAAGAGGACGTTCTGGAAGATGTGTGCTATGAAAAGCAGGTTTTGGATAATCAAGTAACCTCCGGGGTTCATGATCATGTTACAGATATTAACTCTGATAAAGAAACAGAACCAGATGACAAAAAAAGCGATAAATTGGGCGTCAAAGTGCAGATCGGTGACAACATTGGCAGTATGAATGGTGTGCCAGAGGTGGACGCTGATGGTGAGGATTCGGTTAATGAAATTCAAAAAGAGGAAGTCGAACAGGAAGAGGAACTGGTTGGGACCAAAGATGAGAGTGATGAGATCAGCCACTCGCTTTCGTCTTCCAACGAGAGCATCATCAGGTGCAGTGAGGAGGAAAGCCTTTGCGAGGAGCCGGAGGACAAGAACGAAGCTGCTGATGTCTACTTAAAGACATCACCTGTCACTCACTGGACAAAAGAGACCCCCAATGGAAGCATATTAGACCTGCATGTTGATGGATGTCTTTTGGGAAACGGGGATGTTTCTGCTGCAACAGATGAAGACTTACAATACATTAGTGGCCTGAGTAAATCTAATGATGTTAACCCGATGATAACCGATGGAGATCTGGCTGAAAATAGTGACTTC